A window from Fragaria vesca subsp. vesca linkage group LG5, FraVesHawaii_1.0, whole genome shotgun sequence encodes these proteins:
- the LOC101297645 gene encoding uncharacterized protein LOC101297645 translates to MAHEFEACAECTHRCQLAHGKKKSGSHIANSFFKIMIGKQFSKFMELPPKVARIVLLSDRKTFLEDLTRQRWNVAISTVNGSLAFQQGWNAFALDHDLQVGDFLVFNYVVGSHFTVKIYDNSGCELNLFETIHQHNINRDQCHTFVKSTASKSGLVTFAGPDAEISKCLNELNGMNKPLIITEYASTHDDDNERSKGKRKAEFAEDMSCMMKRDYGNQPEENRAHILDLSSVESFKKIRTCGSDGTKVSVVNETHSYCADLSLKLRSEADSVKIPVAKEVPNRVIPLDAAELERTEKNNYSESKVKGASLSDKDSSTNVTSGHLFPTLPDNNQQNDIFSGTLIIAAQKCHSANASGNDHQVAVSGQENDLMDDTCQSANKNITISGISKSCDTAMEVIEIEPLELTSHPCSKEVIPENDAMIITEKEFKEFSSDPCSQEVIPERKDETTRAIENVIVDLTSDECRKQVIEKEESPDVSAKVDNQSSNSQRRDIPSDQAEFERTEEHNKSEAKVNKVPSDKDSCTETSGHPFPTHSQTPEENGETITDTSKPTSDNSKKPTKECQNADGSELLLSNDQVTLVQMEPNLMDDSVPRDNKELTGISESIHDPITFESQNLYDTIINEKESLEATCQEAIPQRKDTIIIESETVEVTLEPCSQEVIPEIKETIIIEDGSAEVTLDPSCQETIPERERESLMSFNRSYRKRADTKIRTASSDASDLERTEESNYSDVKVRKVSTSDEVPHTNQTSCHLNPICPVNVEEDTTSIAKISNEGLNKLKTADRSVISGNVQVAVSQKENVVIDDSCQQKRFTGVSKVFEVPVPFGSQDYSAQPSKISNKLQSQSNFARENETTLPVVKSEPVEDAVATFPSFTISCLATDRQSYLELPKSLPVSLKATNGRSKMDRRVVYLQGPDNRLWPVLYIQKFFFRTLANGWEAFSMANNIEKGDRCTIAVIDQTKGICSVNVVKMRDDMEFYEEWEQQPLINLS, encoded by the exons ATGGCTCACGAGTTTGAAGCTTGTGCAGAATGCACTCACAGGTGCCAGCTGGCTCATGGGAAAAAGAAAAGCGGTTCCCATATTGCCAACTCTTTTTTCAAAATCATGATTGGAAAACAGTTTTCTAAATTTATG GAGTTGCCTCCAAAAGTGGCTCGCATTGTGTTATTGTCTGATCGGAAAACTTTTCTTGAAGATTTAACCAGACAGCGGTGGAACGTTGCAATATCTACTGTTAATGGTTCCTTGGCCTTTCAACAAGGATGGAATGCTTTTGCATTAGACCATGACTTGCAAGTAGGAGATTTTCTGGTCTTCAATTACGTTGTGGGATCACATTTTACTGTTAAGATTTATGACAATTCTGGGTGTGAACTGAATCTTTTCGAAACCATACATCAGCACAACATAAATAGGGATCAGTGCCACACATTTGTTAAAAGTACAGCGAGCAAATCCGGTTTAGTCACCTTTGCTGGTCCAGATGCAGAAATAAGTAAATGCTTGAATGAACTGAATGGCATGAACAAGCCTCTGATTATCACAGAATATGCTTCAACTCATGATGATGATAATGAGAGGTCAAAGGGCAAGCGCAAAGCAGAATTTGCTGAAGACATGTCATGTATGATGAAAAGAGATTATGGAAACCAACCAGAAGAGAACAGAGCCCATATTCTCGATTTGTCTAGTGTTGAATCGTTCAAAAAGATAAGAACCTGTGGCAGTGATGGAACTAAAGTTTCTGTAGTGAATGAAACACATTCATATTGTGCTGATTTATCACTCAAATTGAGAAGTGAAGCTGACTCGGTAAAAATCCCAGTGGCTAAAGAGGTACCGAATAGAGTAATTCCTTTGGATGCTGCTGAGCTTGAAAGGACTGAGAAAAATAACTATTCTGAATCCAAGGTAAAGGGGGCATCCCTGTCTGATAAAGATTCATCCACCAATGTGACCTCGGGACATCTATTTCCAACTCTTCCTGATAACAATCAACAAAATGATATCTTCTCTGGTACTTTGATTATAGCAGCCCAGAAATGCCATTCTGCTAATGCATCAG GTAATGATCATCAGGTAGCTGTATCAGGACAAGAAAATGATTTGATGGATGACACTTGTCAAAGTGCCAACAAGAATATTACAATTAGTGGAATTTCAAAGTCTTGTG ATACAGCGATGGAGGTCATTGAAATTGAGCCTTTGGAGTTGACTTCACATCCATGCAGTAAGGAGGTCATTCCAGAAA ATGATGCGATGATCATTACTGAAAAAGAGTTTAAGGAGTTTAGTTCAGATCCATGCAGTCAGGAGGTCATTCCAGAAAGAAAGG ATGAAACTACAAGAGCCATTGAAAATGTTATTGTGGACTTAACTTCAGATGAATGCAGAAAGCAGGTCATTGAAAAAG AGGAATCACCAGATGTTTCAGCCAAGGTGGATAATCAGAGTTCTAATAGCCAACGAAGAGATATTCCTTCAGATCAAGCTGAGTTTGAAAGGACTGAGGAACATAACAAGTCTGAAGCCAAGGTCAATAAAGTACCGTCTGATAAAGATTCATGCACTGAGACCTCTGGGCATCCCTTCCCAACACACTCCCAAACTCCTGAAGAAAATGGAGAGACCATCACTGATACTTCAAAGCCCACCTCTGATAATTCAAAGAAACCAACAAAAGAATGCCAGAATGCTGATGGATCAG AATTATTATTAAGCAATGATCAGGTGACACTAGTACAGATGGAACCTAATTTGATGGATGACAGCGTCCCAAGAGACAACAAGGAATTGACTGGAATTTCAGAGTCAATTCATGATCCCATTACTTTTGAAAGCCAAAATCTCTACG ATACGATCATCAACGAGAAAGAGTCTCTTGAGGCGACTTGTCAAGAGGCCATTCCACAAAGAAAGG ATACGATCATCATTGAAAGCGAGACTGTTGAGGTGACTTTAGAACCATGCAGTCAGGAGGTCATTCCAGAAATAAAGG AAACAATCATCATTGAAGATGGGTCTGCTGAAGTGACTTTAGATCCAAGCTGTCAGGAGACCATTCCAGAAAGAGAGA GGGAATCATTAATGAGTTTCAATAGGTCATACAGAAAGCGTGCTGATACTAAAATAAGAACAGCTTCTTCAGATGCATCTGACCTTGAAAGGACTGAGGAAAGTAATTATTCTGATGTTAAGGTCCGAAAGGTATCAACTTCTGATGAAGTACCACACACCAACCAGACCTCTTGTCATCTCAACCCAATATGTCCTGTAAATGTTGAAGAAGATACAACAAGCATTGCTAAGATTTCAAATGAAGGTTTAAACAAACTCAAGACTGCTGATAGATCAG TCATTTCAGGCAATGTTCAGGTGGCTGTATCCCAAAAGGAAAACGTTGTAATTGATGACAGCTGCCAACAAAAGAGATTTACTGGAGTTTCAAAGGTGTTTGAAGTTCCGGTTCCTTTTGGATCCCAAGATTATTCAG CACAACCATCGAAGATTTCTAACAAGTTGCAGAGCCAGAGTAATTTTGCCAGAGAAAATGAGACCACTCTTCCCGTGGTAAAATCTGAACCTGTTGAAGATGCAGTTGCAACCTTCCCAAGTTTCACGATTTCCTGTTTGGCAACAGACCGTCAATCTTATCTC GAGTTGCCAAAGAGCTTGCCAGTATCCTTGAAAGCCACGAACGGAAGGTCTAAAATGGATAGGAGGGTAGTTTATCTTCAAGGTCCCGATAACAGATTGTGGCCAGTTCTCTACATTCAGAAATTTTTCTTCAGAACTTTGGCAAATGGGTGGGAAGCTTTCAGCATGGCAAATAATATTGAAAAAGGAGATCGATGTACCATTGCGGTCATAGATCAAACTAAAGGCATATGTTCTGTGAACGTAGTAAAGATGAGAGATGATATGGAATTCTATGAAGAGTGGGAGCAGCAGCCTTTAATCAACCTGTCATAA
- the LOC101297937 gene encoding adenine/guanine permease AZG2-like produces the protein MGGELCSAGMGNGLLARIGKTWRKGEKRLNDTVERSRVGIYFKLEARKSCFTKELRAGLATFLTMAYIITVNATIIADSGGTCSISDCSVPANQTAAGPDCMLQPNPGYEACLANIKSDLIVGTVLSSMIGSIAMGVLANLPLGLAPGMGSNAYLAYNLVGFHGSGPIKYQTALAVVLVEGCAFLAISALGLREKVAKLFPRSVRLACAAGIGLFIAFVGLQIHQGVGLVGPDPSTLVTITACANTDLVTGQCLGGKMHSSKFWLASAGFLITSYGLMKNVKGSMIYGIVFITLISWFRDTSVTVFPNTPLGDTNYLYFKKVVDFHTIKSTAGAISFSNFNTSEVWVALVTLLYVDVLATTGTLFTMAEMGGFVNDKGGFEGEYLAYLVDAGSTVVGSALGMSPIATYVESSAGLREGGRTGLTAVTVGFCFFLSLFFIPLLSSVPPWAIGPSLVMVGVMMMRVVKDINWGDMKEAVPAFITMLLMPLTYSIANGIIGGIGLYIALSLYDHLVVLLKWLVEMRRRVVQEHNQVSATAGVELSNEII, from the coding sequence ATGGGGGGAGAGCTCTGTAGTGCAGGAATGGGAAACGGGTTGCTCGCAAGGATAGGGAAGACATGGCGAAAAGGCGAGAAACGACTAAACGACACCGTGGAGAGGAGCAGAGTCGGCATATACTTCAAGCTGGAAGCAAGGAAGAGCTGCTTTACCAAAGAGCTACGTGCTGGTCTGGCCACTTTCCTCACCATGGCTTACATCATCACCGTCAACGCCACCATCATCGCCGACTCGGGCGGCACGTGCTCCATCTCCGACTGCTCCGTTCCGGCAAACCAAACAGCTGCCGGCCCGGACTGCATGTTGCAGCCAAATCCAGGTTACGAAGCTTGTCTAGCAAACATCAAGAGTGACCTTATTGTTGGTACTGTTTTATCATCCATGATAGGGTCAATCGCCATGGGAGTTTTGGCAAATTTGCCCTTGGGCTTGGCCCCGGGTATGGGCTCAAATGCCTACTTGGCCTACAATTTAGTGGGCTTTCATGGCAGTGGGCCCATCAAGTACCAAACTGCCCTAGCTGTGGTTCTTGTTGAGGGATGTGCTTTTCTTGCTATATCTGCTCTTGGTCTTAGAGAAAAGGTTGCCAAGCTCTTTCCCCGCTCGGTTCGACTCGCTTGCGCAGCCGGAATCGGGCTTTTCATTGCATTTGTGGGCCTTCAAATCCACCAGGGTGTGGGCCTAGTCGGCCCAGATCCATCCACATTGGTCACCATCACAGCTTGTGCCAATACAGACCTGGTCACTGGTCAATGCCTAGGAGGGAAAATGCACAGCTCCAAGTTTTGGCTGGCCTCTGCTGGCTTTTTGATTACATCTTATGGCCTAATGAAGAATGTCAAGGGCAGCATGATATATGGTATTGTATTTATAACACTAATCTCATGGTTTAGGGACACAAGTGTGACAGTCTTTCCTAACACACCACTTGGTGACACAAATTACTTGTATTTCAAGAAAGTGGTGGATTTTCACACCATCAAATCCACAGCTGGTGCTATCAGCTTTAGTAACTTCAACACATCAGAGGTTTGGGTGGCTTTGGTAACATTGCTCTATGTTGATGTGCTCGCCACCACAGGCACATTGTTCACCATGGCAGAAATGGGAGGGTTTGTGAATGACAAAGGTGGCTTTGAAGGTGAGTACTTAGCTTACCTCGTCGACGCTGGATCCACCGTTGTTGGGTCTGCACTGGGAATGTCTCCCATTGCAACATATGTGGAGTCATCAGCTGGGTTGAGAGAAGGAGGCCGAACTGGGTTAACGGCGGTGACAGTTGGTTTCTGTTTCTTTCTGTCACTGTTTTTCATTCCCCTATTATCTAGTGTGCCTCCTTGGGCTATAGGACCTTCACTTGTAATGGTTGGGGTGATGATGATGAGAGTTGTGAAGGACATAAATTGGGGAGATATGAAAGAGGCTGTGCCTGCATTCATTACCATGCTTCTCATGCCTCTCACATATTCCATAGCAAATGGGATCATAGGTGGGATTGGACTCTACATTGCTCTTAGTCTATATGACCATTTGGTGGTGTTGCTGAAATGGTTGGTTGAGATGAGAAGAAGGGTTGTCCAAGAACACAATCAAGTGTCTGCTACTGCTGGTGTAGAGTTATCAAATGAAATAATCTGA
- the LOC101303705 gene encoding kelch domain-containing protein 4-like — translation MGKKGKKPGKGKEKTEKKTAKAEEKRARRESKKLSPEDDIDAILMSIQKEEAKKKEVLVEENVPAPSPRSNCTLSINPLKETELILYGGEFYNGNKTFVYGDLYRYDVEKQEWKLISSPNSPPPRSAHQAVTWKNYLYIFGGEFTSPNQERFHHYKDFWMLDLKTNQWEQLNLKGCPSPRSGHRMVLYKHKIIVFGGFYDTLREVRYHNDLYVFDLDLFKWQEITPRPGAMWPSARSGFQFFVYQDEIFLYGGYAKEVSSDKTSSEKGIVHSDLWSLDPRTWEWNKVKKSGMPPGPRAGFSMCVHKKRALLFGGVVDMEVQGDVMMSLFLDELYGFQLDNHRWYPLELRKGKSTKDKVKKSSGRKRNNDGDDKVDTTEQEESKENGKDENSEYNEEVGDSGSKIDGISQQLATAMNVDDSDLPEIVKPCGRINSCMVVGRDTLYVYGGMMEVKDQEITLDDLYSLNLSKLDEWKCIIPASQSEWVEASEDEDEDDDDDEDEDGDEDEDEDEDEDEETDDDNDGESGKGGTLQMGEAVALIKGGGKTLRRKEKRARIEQIRASLGLSDSQRTPTPGESLRDFYKRTNMYWQMAAHEHTQHTGKELRKDGFDLAEARYSELKPILDELAILEAEQKAEEQETETSTSARKRGKKR, via the exons ATGGGGAAGAAGGGGAAGAAGCCCGGAAAGGGAAAAGAGAAGACGGAGAAGAAAACAGCCAAAGCTGAGGAAAAGAGAGCTCGCCGAGAGTCCAAGAAGCTCTCCCCCGAGGACGACATCGATGCCATTTTG ATGAGTATACAAAAAGAGGAAGCCAAGAAGAAGGAGGTTCTTGTTGAGGAAAATGTCCCTGCTCCGTCTCCGCGGTCCAACTGCACT CTGAGCATCAATCCCTTGAAAGAGACAGAGTTGATCCTTTATGGGGGTGAATTCTACAATGGTAATAAG ACGTTTGTGTATGGGGATCTTTACCGGTACGACGTTGAAAAGCAGGAATGGAAGTTAATTTCGAGCCCCAATAGTCCGCCCCCTCGTAGCGCTCACCAGGCTGTCACTTGGAAGAACTATCTTTACATCTTTG GTGGTGAATTTACTTCCCCAAACCAAGAGAGGTTCCATCACTATAAG GACTTTTGGATGTTGGATCTCAAAACAAATCAATGGGAACAGCTAAACTTAAAAGGGTGTCCAAGTCCACGTTCAGGTCATCGAATG GTATTGTACAAGCACAAGATTATTGTTTTTGGCGGCTTTTATGACACTCTCAGAGAAGTGAG GTACCATAATGATCTTTATGTATTTGACCTGGACCTGTTCAAG TGGCAAGAAATAACCCCTAGGCCTGGGGCTATGTGGCCCAGTGCACGAAGTGGCTTTCAATTTTTTGTTTACCAAGATGAA ATCTTTCTATATGGTGGCTATGCCAAAGAAGTTTCATCTGATAAAACCAGCTCTGAGAAAGGAATTGTTCATTCAGACTTATGGTCCCTTGATCCTAGGACATGGGAATGGAACAAG GTAAAAAAGAGTGGGATGCCTCCTGGACCTCGTGCTGGGTTTTCCATGTGTGTTCATAAGAAGCGAGCTTTGCTCTTTGGGGGTGTAGTGGACATGGAAGTTCAAG GTGATGTAATGATGAGCTTATTCTTGGATGAACTTTATGGCTTCCAATTAGACAACCATCGCTG GTACCCGTTGGAGTTACGGAAGGGGAAGTCAACAAAAGATAAG GTAAAAAAAAGTTCTGGACGAAAACGTAATAATGATGGTGACGATAAAGTAGATACAACTGAACAAGAGGAGTCTAAAGAAAATGGCAAAGATGAGAATTCTGAATACAATGAAGAAGTAGGAGACTCGGGGAGCAAAATTGATGGCATATCGCAGCAATTGGCTACAGCCATGAATGTTGATGATTCTGATTTACCAGAG ATAGTGAAGCCCTGTGGACGTATCAATTCCTGCATGGTTGTTGGAAGAGATACATTATATGTTTATGGGGGAATGATGGAGGTCAAGGATCAAGAAATTACACTGGATGACTTATATTCTCTTAATCTTAGCAAACTTGATGAGTGGAAGTGCATCATACCG GCATCACAATCTGAATGGGTTGAGGCCTCTGAAGATGAAGATGAAGATGATGATGATGATGAGGATGAAGACGGGGATGAAGATGAAGATGAAGATGAGGATGAAGATGAGGAGACCGATGATGATAATGATGGAGAG AGTGGTAAAGGTGGAACACTTCAAATGGGAGAAGCTGTTGCTTTAATCAAGGGTGGGGGAAAGACTCTGCGGAGGAAAGAGAAACGGGCCAGAATAGAGCAGATTAGAGCCAGTCTTGGCCTTTCAGATTCGCAAAGAACCCCAACG CCTGGTGAATCTTTGCGAGATTTCTACAAACGTACAAATATGTACTGGCAAATGGCAGCCCACGAACACACTCAACACACTGGAAAG GAGCTTCGTAAGGATGGCTTTGATCTTGCTGAAGCTCGATACTCAGAGCTTAAACCAATTCTGGATGAG TTGGCCATATTGGAGGCAGAGCAGAAAGCTGAAGAGCAAGAAACTGAAACCAGTACTAGTGCTAGGAAGAGAGGCAAGAAAAGATAG
- the LOC101298227 gene encoding TMV resistance protein N-like — translation MATQLRASSSFSSIPFPTGSYTYDVFLSFRGEDTRYNFTDHLHKYLVLNRINTFKDDELTRGEEISQALLRAIEGSKLSLIVFSENYASSKWCLDELVHILDCKRSKNQMVRPIFYKVDPSDVRHQRGKFGEALVRYEHRFKNDMDKVLRWRSALSEAANLSGWHFSGGYESEFIDRIVEEISTQVKEPTYLDMPKCQVGLDSRVQDMLEILDVDRSDVRLVGIWGAGGIGKTTIAKAVYNKIGHKFKDSCFLANVREASEPHGGLVNLQNIILSKISVSGKELMATNVYEGSTLLRERLRHKRILLVLDDVNELDQLKKLAGTSDWFQCGSRVIITTRDKHLLIAHQVKPIYEVHELGDHEAHELFRSYAFKDNRNLDHNETLSVSSIVEYAKGLPLALEVLGSCLCDTSIYKWQAMLHGFKRNPPKDIQDVLIISYDGLQETVQKVFLDIACFFKGWNRTDVIQILEGCGLINPEHSIKVLEEKALIYVGTYLSMHDLLEEMGKEIVYRQSPNEPGNRNRLWYHEDVRQVLTENTGTSKIEGIIVKLPTIYEIHLSPKCFKKMKNLKIFINVNGRICGKVDYLPSELRLLDWPFYPSQYLPSNFTMKNLVELNICESPISCLGEGFKSLPNLKSLNLAKCEFLTKIPDLSGSPNLEWLHLGGCSSLDEIHPSIGLLEKLVHLFLQGCSKLVMLPTKVHWRCLQFICLDDCTRLENFPEIMGEMKYLKDLNLWNTAIKELPSSIGHLINLEELHVMECRNFTNLPCSIYELQKLKKVKLYDCPKLRTLPNKVEYEFDLSLPWLCEFTAGGCSLSNTDFLAFLDCASTLYELDLSGSPIVILSECINKFVNLSRLNLRGCMRLVEIPTLPSRIEWLYLRDCISLQRISKLSNILERKETQMIKEMDLTNCWRLCENLVQMANKDSDDDDELEADLFSKLLSSQQVGFTIRFPGREIPKWFGCQMDFKGFRRFEFRIEILANFKWENTGLALCVVVDQKLQDTCGVCAFKVYIHINEVSVSRLGTQNVVSEESDHVWLHYIPFLDMWRFGYVRPVPPFTCLVTIFQCNHSQASFKTCGVHLVIPPHEDVCMKLSHAENLNNEFPSDLYQDYWENYRPKQRSDCRVLYTDDAQLENEKV, via the exons ATGGCCACCCAACTGAGAGCTTCTTCCTCTTTCTCTTCTATTCCTTTTCCTACCGGTTCATACACATACGATGTGTTTCTAAGTTTCAGAGGCGAGGATACTCGCTACAATTTTACAGATCATTTGCACAAGTATTTGGTTCTCAACAGGATCAACACCTTCAAAGATGATGAGCTTACAAGAGGAGAGGAAATATCACAAGCACTTCTCCGAGCCATTGAAGGATCAAAGCTCTCTCTCATTGTGTTCTCCGAAAACTATGCATCGTCGAAGTGGTGTTTGGATGAACTAGTTCATATTCTTGACTGTAAAAGATCAAAGAACCAAATGGTTAGGCCAATCTTTTACAAAGTCGATCCCTCAGACGTTAGACACCAAAGAGGTAAATTTGGTGAGGCACTTGTGAGGTATGAACACAGATTCAAAAATGATATGGACAAGGTGTTAAGATGGAGATCAGCTCTTTCCGAAGCTGCAAACTTATCTGGATGGCATTTTTCTGGCGG GTACGAGTCTGAGTTTATCGATAGAATTGTTGAAGAGATTTCGACACAAGTAAAAGAGCCTACCTATTTGGATATGCCGAAGTGCCAAGTTGGTCTAGATTCTAGAGTACAAGATATGCTTGAAATTTTAGATGTTGACAGAAGTGATGTACGCCTGGTGGGCATATGGGGAGCTGGTGGAATAGGAAAGACAACGATTGCTAAAGCTGTTTACAATAAAATTGGTCATAAATTTAAAGATAGCTGTTTTTTAGCAAATGTTAGAGAAGCTTCAGAGCCACATGGAGGTTTAGTCAACCTGCAAAACATTATTCTTTCTAAGATTAGTGTTTCTGGGAAAGAATTGATGGCAACTAATGTTTATGAAGGAAGCACATTATTGCGCGAAAGATTGAGACATAAAAGGATTCTGTTAGTTCTTGATGATGTGAATGAACTAGACCAGTTGAAGAAATTAGCAGGAACATCTGATTGGTTTCAATGCGGCAGTCGAGTTATCATAACAACAAGAGATAAGCATCTGTTGATTGCTCATCAAGTGAAGCCAATATATGAGGTCCATGAACTAGGTGATCATGAAGCTCATGAGCTCTTCAGATCATATGCCTTCAAGGACAATAGAAATTTGGATCACAATGAGACACTGTCTGTCAGTAGTATTGTTGAATATGCTAAAGGGCTTCCACTAGCACTGGAGGTTTTAGGTTCATGTTTATGTGATACATCTATATATAAATGGCAAGCTATGTTACATGGTTTTAAAAGAAATCCTCCTAAAGACATACAAGATGTTCTTATAATCAGTTATGATGGATTGCAAGAAACAGTACAAAAAGTTTTCCTTGACATTGCATGTTTCTTCAAAGGTTGGAATAGAACTGATGTGATACAAATACTAGAAGGTTGTGGCCTCATCAACCCCGAGCATAGTATCAAAGTTCTTGAAGAAAAGGCCCTCATATATGTTGGTACATATTTAAGCATGCATGATTTGCTAGAAGAAATGGGAAAGGAGATAGTTTATCGACAATCACCAAACGAGCCTGGTAATCGCAACAGATTGTGGTATCACGAAGATGTGCGCCAAGTTTTAACAGAAAACACT GGAACAAGTAAAATTGAAGGAATAATTGTAAAGCTGCCAACAATATATGAGATACACTTGAGTCCTAAATGCTTCAAAAAGATGAAAAATCTAAAAATTTTCATAAACGTCAATGGTCGGATTTGTGGAAAGGTTGATTATCTCCCCAGTGAGTTGAGGTTGCTTGACTGGCCTTTCTATCCGTCTCAATATTTGCCGTCCAACTTTACAATGAAGAATCTTGTTGAATTGAATATCTGTGAGAGTCCCATCTCATGTCTTGGGGAAGGATTCAAG AGCTTGCCAAATCTGAAATCCTTAAATTTGGCAAAATGCGAATTCCTGACTAAAATCCCAGACCTGTCTGGTAGTCCAAATTTAGAGTGGCTTCACCTTGGTGGATGTTCAAGTTTAGATGAGATTCACCCTTCTATTGGACTCCTTGAGAAACTTGTTCACCTGTTTCTTCAAGGATGTTCTAAACTTGTGATGCTTCCCACAAAAGTTCACTGGAGATGTCTACAATTCATTTGTCTTGATGATTGCACAAGGCTGGAGAACTTCCCTGAAATTATGGGAGAGATGAAATACTTAAAAGACTTGAATCTATGGAACACTGCCATCAAAGAATTGCCTTCATCAATTGGACATTTGATTAATCTTGAAGAGTTGCATGTAATGGAATGTAGAAACTTCACAAACCTGCCTTGCAGCATTTATGAGTTGCAGAAGTTGAAGAAGGTTAAGTTGTATGACTGCCCCAAACTCAGAACACTCCCAAATAAGGTGGAATATGAATTCGATTTGTCACTTCCTTGGCTATGTGAGTTCACTGCAGGAGGATGCAGTTTATCAAATACTGATTTCCTAGCTTTCCTTGATTGTGCATCCACTTTGTATGAACTTGATTTATCAGGAAGCCCCATTGTGATTCTCTCCGAATGCATCAACAAGTTTGTCAACTTGTCAAGACTCAACTTGAGGGGCTGCATGAGGTTAGTAGAAATTCCAACTCTTCCATCAAGGATTGAATGGTTGTATCTGAGGGACTGCATATCATTGCAAAGAATTTCAAAGCTGTCGAACATTTTGGAGCGTAAAGAAACCCAAATGATCAAGGAGATGGACTTGACTAATTGCTGGAGACTGTGTGAAAATCTGGTTCAGATGGCAAACAAGGATAGTGATGATGATGATGAGTTGGAAGCTGATCTCTTCTCAAAACTCCTATCTTCCCAACAAGTCGGATTCACGATTAGATTTCCAGGAAGAGAGATTCCAAAGTGGTTCGGGTGTCAAATGGATTTCAAGGGCTTTCGACGGTTCGAGTTTCGTATTGAAATACTTGCAAACTTCAAATGGGAAAACACAGGATTGGCTTTGTGCGTTGTTGTTGATCAAAAGTTGCAAGACACTTGTGGTGTTTGCGCTTTTAAGGTCTATATTCACATCAATGAAGTAAGTGTTTCACGTCTGGGCACACAGAATGTTGTTTCAGAAGAGTCTGATCATGTGTGGCTGCATTACATACCCTTCCTTGATATGTGGCGATTTGGTTACGTCCGTCCAGTGCCACCTTTTACGTGTCTAGTCACTATTTTTCAGTGTAATCACTCTCAGGCGTCCTTCAAAACCTGTGGAGTACACCTTGTGATACCACCCCATGAAGACGTTTGCATGAAGCTATCCCATGCAGAGAACCTCAACAATGAATTTCCCTCCGACCTTTACCAG GACTACTGGGAAAATTATCGTCCCAAACAGAGGAGCGACTGCAGAGTGTTATATACTGATGATGCCCAACTGGAGAACGAAAAGGTGTAG
- the LOC101303998 gene encoding uncharacterized protein LOC101303998, whose translation MKNTTSLFISILFLLLFSSSAQKNQDSEIFAASSWPHYLFSYVRTLLQEEEHAHEVHCSRERSRAAWKIIEEYLMPFVKKERYEISTKCRLHPDNDLFRDQERHKIHLDINEWQCGYCKKSFRAEKFLDQHLDNRHYNLLNVSGSKCLADLCGALHCDTVMNTQSSKKKCNPAATARNHHLCEGLANSCFPSDQGPSAHRLNELFLHQFCHSHTCSEKQKPFSRGGQKQVHVFYLAISILTLMLLPIFYVILYLHQREMRKGTQELRRIPKVGLKKKPS comes from the exons ATGAAGAACACGACGAGCCTATTTATTTCGATTCTTTTCCTGTTATTGTTTTCCTCCTCTGCCCAGAAAAACCAG GATTCTGAAATCTTTGCAGCTTCAAG TTGGCCTCATTATTTGTTCTCTTATGTTAGAACACTTCTACAAGAAGAAGAGCATGCTCATGAAGTACATTGTTCGAGAGAAAGAAGTAGGGCGGCATGGAAGATCATAGAGGAG TATTTGATGCCATTTGTTAAAAAAGAACGCTATGAGATCTCAACCAAGTGTCGCCTTCATCCTGATAATGATCTATTTAGGGATCAGGAACGACACAAGATTCATTTGGATATAAATGAATGGCAGTGTGGATACTGTAAGAAGAGCTTCCGTGCTGAGAAGTTTCTTGATCAGCATTTGGACAACAGACACTACAATCTTCTGAATGTA AGTGGAAGCAAGTGCTTAGCTGATCTATGCGGAGCTTTGCATTGTGACACCGTAATGAATACCCAATCAAGCAAAAAAAAGTGCAATCCTGCAGCTACTGCAAGGAATCACCACCTATGTGAG GGTCTTGCTAATAGCTGTTTTCCCTCAGATCAGGGGCCCTCTGCACACCGTCTTAATG AATTGTTCTTGCACCAGTTCTGTCATTCTCACACTTGCTCAGAAAAGCAGAAACCCTTTTCTAGAGGAGGACAG AAACAAGTGCATGTATTCTACCTGGCTATTTCCATACTGACTCTGATGTTGCTTCCTATTTTCTATGTGATACTTTATTTACACCAAAG AGAGATGAGAAAGGGAACCCAAGAGCTCAGGCGCATACCAAAAGTTGGGCTAAAAAAGAAACCCTCATAG